A genome region from Fodinibius salicampi includes the following:
- a CDS encoding serine/threonine-protein kinase — protein MGNINWNKVETIVDQVLDLPQSERVEHIHQVCAGNEALKGEVTKLLNSIFDSEGWLDDPKEFKEGFYQEMAEDAENIENSHSLIGKTIGSYTIKELLGEGGMGQVYLAERSDGTFEHKVAIKILHSARSSPENIRRFKQERNILAGLNHPGIAKLFDGGITDSGLQYLIMEYIDGKPITTYCKDNNLSLNERIKLFKKVLSAVQHAHESLVIHRDLKPDNIFVTSERQIKILDFGISKLLEDTETSPGHTLSEGRMLTPKYAAPEQILEEKVTTATDVYALGIIFYELLSGKHPYDLNNKSYFETENIILNKIPPAPSANTDSWGKQHRGTLRDDLDAIALKAIDKDRKERYRMANQFLSDLNNFEQGLPVTAQANSLTYRAKKYIVRNKLSIAVTVIFLFLLISISIFHTSRLTQERNKAQLEAEKAVQIKELFSEILQQSDPFTQPERDITLSDVLSTGADKVKNSLNSQPQIKAELLGLLGGTYASLGNFKEGEELLEEALSLDYPLELKTERQTYINNLTQVGRIYYRTGRFVEAESAYLKALEMSKRLHGEESGNLAGMYISLASIYREEGHLLKTEEFYKRAIEISDSTHKLLLATSLGNLAIAYRDQGEYEKALNLHDRSLKLEYEVHDSLHPDIASGYNNLAFTYQQMGKYQMADSLHQIALSMRRKLFPPDHHHIASSLVRLGLLKIKQMHTVEAENYLAEGYQILQQKLPEDHWQLISARGGLAVSRAMQGEFKENVPIVEEAYQFFNDRFGEDDWRTREAAAALTNLYRIWGKTEKAEFYSDKL, from the coding sequence ATGGGTAACATCAATTGGAATAAAGTAGAAACCATTGTAGATCAGGTCCTTGATCTCCCCCAATCAGAAAGGGTCGAGCATATCCATCAGGTCTGTGCAGGAAATGAAGCATTAAAAGGAGAAGTTACAAAGCTACTCAATTCTATTTTTGATTCTGAGGGATGGCTGGATGATCCCAAAGAATTTAAAGAGGGTTTCTACCAGGAAATGGCTGAGGATGCGGAGAATATTGAAAACAGCCATTCCCTTATCGGGAAGACCATCGGTTCTTATACCATTAAAGAACTTTTGGGGGAAGGTGGGATGGGTCAAGTATACCTTGCTGAACGTTCAGATGGTACGTTTGAACACAAGGTAGCCATTAAAATATTACATTCCGCCCGATCATCTCCGGAAAATATTCGCCGTTTCAAGCAGGAACGGAATATACTCGCAGGCCTGAACCATCCTGGCATTGCCAAATTATTTGATGGAGGAATTACCGATAGTGGACTCCAGTATTTAATTATGGAGTATATTGATGGCAAACCCATCACCACTTATTGTAAGGATAATAATCTGTCTCTCAATGAGAGAATAAAACTTTTTAAAAAAGTACTTTCAGCTGTTCAACATGCTCATGAAAGTCTGGTTATTCACCGTGATCTCAAACCGGATAACATTTTTGTCACTTCTGAACGCCAGATAAAAATTCTTGATTTCGGTATTTCAAAACTCCTTGAAGATACAGAAACATCACCTGGCCATACTCTTAGTGAAGGCCGCATGCTTACCCCTAAATATGCTGCTCCGGAACAAATCCTGGAAGAGAAGGTAACGACCGCGACTGATGTTTATGCATTGGGGATTATTTTTTATGAACTGCTCTCAGGAAAGCATCCTTATGATCTAAACAACAAATCATATTTTGAGACAGAAAATATAATTCTTAATAAAATTCCTCCTGCCCCTAGCGCCAATACCGATTCATGGGGTAAACAGCATCGAGGCACGCTCCGGGATGACCTCGATGCTATTGCTCTCAAAGCTATTGATAAAGATCGTAAAGAACGCTACCGGATGGCCAATCAATTTCTGTCTGATTTAAATAATTTTGAACAAGGCCTCCCGGTTACTGCTCAAGCAAACTCACTGACCTACCGTGCTAAAAAGTATATTGTCCGTAATAAATTAAGTATAGCGGTAACCGTAATCTTTCTATTTTTATTAATTAGCATATCAATTTTTCATACTTCACGTTTAACTCAAGAACGAAATAAAGCCCAGCTTGAAGCAGAAAAAGCTGTTCAGATAAAAGAACTCTTTAGTGAAATCTTACAACAGTCGGATCCCTTTACACAACCTGAAAGGGATATCACTTTATCGGATGTTCTTAGTACAGGCGCCGATAAAGTAAAAAATAGCCTAAATAGTCAGCCACAAATTAAGGCAGAGTTACTGGGACTTTTAGGCGGTACTTATGCCTCTCTCGGCAATTTTAAAGAGGGAGAAGAATTACTTGAAGAAGCCTTATCCCTTGATTATCCCTTAGAATTAAAGACAGAACGACAAACGTATATCAATAATTTGACCCAGGTGGGAAGGATCTATTATAGAACCGGACGATTCGTGGAAGCAGAATCTGCCTATCTTAAAGCTCTTGAAATGAGTAAAAGATTACATGGGGAGGAATCAGGAAATCTGGCAGGTATGTATATCTCTTTAGCTTCCATTTATCGGGAAGAAGGACACCTTCTTAAAACCGAAGAGTTTTATAAAAGGGCTATTGAGATCTCAGATTCAACTCATAAATTATTACTTGCAACCTCATTGGGTAACCTAGCTATTGCCTATCGCGATCAGGGAGAATATGAAAAGGCGTTAAATCTTCATGACCGAAGCCTTAAGCTGGAATATGAGGTCCACGATAGTCTGCATCCGGATATCGCCAGTGGATACAATAATTTAGCTTTTACCTATCAACAGATGGGCAAGTACCAAATGGCTGACTCCCTGCATCAAATAGCACTATCCATGCGCCGCAAATTATTCCCACCCGACCATCATCATATTGCCTCCTCCCTTGTTCGTCTTGGCCTGCTGAAGATAAAACAAATGCATACCGTAGAAGCTGAAAATTATCTTGCGGAAGGGTATCAAATTTTACAACAGAAACTACCGGAGGATCACTGGCAACTCATCAGTGCCCGTGGCGGCTTAGCTGTAAGCCGGGCAATGCAGGGAGAGTTTAAGGAAAACGTACCCATTGTAGAAGAGGCTTATCAATTTTTTAACGATCGGTTTGGCGAAGATGACTGGCGAACCCGTGAAGCTGCTGCGGCTCTTACTAACTTATACCGCATTTGGGGGAAAACCGAAAAGGCCGAATTCTATTCGGATAAACTATAA
- a CDS encoding serine/threonine-protein kinase, whose product MANENWAKVETIIDKALTLSEPERGAYIEKACKDDQNLKGEVTQLLESIFASESKKWLENPSELKGGFFKDIAEEPSDSESMIGQTIGSYTITKLLGEGGMGQVYLAERSDGSFEHQVAIKIIREGRVTKTNIERFRQEQNILAGLNHPGIAKLFDGGITDDGFPYLVMEYVDGVPIDQFCINKKLSLQQYIELFIKILEAIRHAHENLVVHRDLKPGNILITPNGDVKILDFGISKLIAIPEDQSLTQTQTRLLTPKYAAPEQIKQQPITTATDIYSLGIIFYQLLCQTLPFDFENISSYEVEQLVLNQQPPPPSTNVVSGNITPHQLKGDLDAIILKAIRKEPEERYRGISELLDDLNNYQKGLPVSAQKGTTFYRTKKFFNRHKKGTAVAAGVLLLIFSLVGFYTNRVEAERKQAELSAAQAEETKDFLLSIFNTTNPEFASYSGNDISAKTLLMNGVEEVDASLWDQPSAYIELISSIGAALKNLTAYPSSEEAYEKALAKSEEHYGTDHPQTASLLAEIALLKRSQGQREEAEKLIIDSIEILEQKNIDASLSLANKYSIYAFTKAYQGEYSEALNIFQKADSLYLASNNEESLHRFTTLDNRAETAIRMGEYEEAEKYLYDVLNFYQNYYKGPHFNIAQTLSSLGALYANTSEYGKSNEYLYQSIKMKKELLGEDHVDLSSTYDRLALNYRELNELDKGEKFARQSLKLNEGAHGENSIQYAETLNNLALIQLDRNQLVEAKSNYEHIITIKEELLEPTHTSLGIAYYNYASVLQDLGALTEAKNFFEKTIEIDKATYGPTHPGVAIDYNALASVLTELNEYERADSLFSLSLSIYQETLPPTHYRIGQNLVEHSKLLYIKKQYTLAQDKLNKAIDIYKQSFRKSDPRIEKAEKLLDKCNEQIKT is encoded by the coding sequence ATGGCAAACGAGAATTGGGCTAAGGTAGAAACAATTATTGATAAGGCATTGACCCTTTCAGAGCCTGAGCGGGGAGCGTATATTGAAAAGGCCTGCAAAGATGACCAAAATCTTAAGGGAGAAGTTACCCAGCTGCTGGAATCGATATTTGCTTCAGAATCAAAAAAATGGCTTGAAAATCCTTCTGAACTTAAAGGTGGCTTTTTTAAAGACATTGCAGAAGAGCCATCAGACTCTGAATCGATGATAGGCCAAACAATCGGTTCATATACTATCACTAAATTGCTGGGGGAAGGAGGTATGGGGCAAGTCTACCTTGCCGAACGTTCAGATGGTTCTTTTGAACACCAGGTGGCTATTAAAATTATCCGGGAGGGACGGGTCACAAAGACCAATATTGAAAGATTCAGACAGGAACAAAACATTCTGGCTGGACTCAATCATCCTGGCATAGCCAAACTATTTGACGGCGGTATAACCGATGACGGTTTCCCGTATTTGGTTATGGAATACGTTGATGGCGTCCCTATAGATCAGTTTTGTATAAATAAAAAATTGTCTCTGCAACAATATATCGAGCTTTTTATAAAAATATTGGAGGCCATCCGTCATGCACACGAAAACCTGGTGGTTCACCGCGACCTTAAACCAGGAAATATTTTAATTACACCTAATGGTGACGTTAAGATCTTAGATTTTGGTATTTCAAAATTAATTGCTATACCTGAAGATCAATCTCTTACTCAAACTCAAACACGACTGTTAACCCCAAAGTATGCGGCTCCTGAACAAATAAAACAACAACCTATTACCACAGCTACTGATATATATTCGCTTGGTATTATATTTTATCAGCTTCTGTGCCAAACCCTGCCGTTCGATTTTGAGAATATTTCCTCTTACGAAGTAGAACAACTCGTTTTAAATCAACAACCCCCTCCCCCAAGTACCAATGTAGTATCCGGAAATATTACTCCTCATCAACTAAAAGGAGATCTCGATGCTATTATACTCAAAGCGATCCGGAAAGAACCTGAGGAACGTTACAGGGGAATCTCTGAGCTGCTTGATGACTTAAATAACTATCAGAAAGGGCTTCCCGTTTCCGCCCAAAAAGGAACTACCTTTTATCGTACAAAAAAGTTTTTTAATCGCCATAAAAAAGGCACGGCCGTAGCAGCAGGAGTGCTTCTTTTAATTTTCAGTCTTGTTGGCTTTTATACAAATCGTGTAGAAGCTGAACGAAAGCAGGCCGAACTATCAGCAGCCCAAGCTGAAGAGACAAAGGATTTCTTACTGAGTATCTTTAACACTACCAATCCGGAATTTGCATCCTACTCTGGAAATGATATTTCCGCTAAAACACTATTAATGAATGGGGTGGAAGAAGTTGATGCAAGCTTATGGGATCAGCCCAGTGCTTACATTGAATTGATTTCCTCTATTGGAGCAGCTTTGAAAAATCTGACTGCTTATCCCTCTAGCGAAGAAGCCTATGAGAAAGCTTTAGCAAAAAGTGAAGAGCATTATGGAACTGACCATCCACAAACCGCATCTCTTTTGGCTGAAATAGCTCTATTGAAGCGATCCCAGGGGCAAAGAGAAGAAGCTGAAAAATTAATTATCGACTCGATAGAAATCCTCGAACAAAAAAATATTGATGCTTCTTTGTCTCTGGCAAATAAGTACTCGATCTATGCTTTTACCAAAGCATATCAGGGAGAATACTCAGAAGCACTGAATATTTTTCAAAAGGCTGATAGTCTCTATCTAGCCTCAAATAACGAAGAATCATTACATCGCTTCACTACATTAGATAATAGAGCTGAAACGGCAATCAGAATGGGAGAATATGAAGAAGCCGAAAAATATCTTTATGATGTTCTCAATTTTTATCAAAATTATTATAAAGGACCCCATTTTAATATTGCTCAAACATTATCTTCACTGGGGGCATTATACGCCAATACCAGTGAATATGGGAAATCCAATGAGTACCTATACCAGAGTATAAAGATGAAAAAAGAACTTCTGGGGGAAGATCATGTTGATCTATCCAGTACTTATGATCGCCTGGCCCTGAACTATCGGGAACTAAATGAATTGGATAAAGGAGAAAAGTTTGCCCGTCAAAGTCTAAAACTCAATGAAGGAGCTCATGGAGAAAATAGCATACAATATGCGGAGACATTGAACAACCTGGCCCTTATACAACTCGATCGAAATCAGCTTGTGGAGGCTAAAAGTAATTATGAACATATTATAACCATAAAAGAAGAACTGCTGGAGCCAACCCATACTTCTCTGGGAATTGCCTACTATAATTACGCTTCCGTTTTACAGGATTTAGGTGCGCTTACTGAAGCTAAAAACTTTTTTGAGAAAACAATTGAAATTGACAAGGCAACTTATGGTCCAACTCATCCGGGCGTAGCAATTGACTATAATGCTTTAGCTTCTGTCCTGACAGAATTGAACGAATATGAACGAGCAGACTCATTATTTTCTTTGTCCCTCTCAATTTATCAGGAAACGCTCCCTCCCACTCATTACAGGATCGGACAAAATCTCGTTGAACATTCTAAACTATTATATATCAAGAAACAATACACCCTGGCCCAAGACAAGCTAAATAAAGCTATTGATATCTATAAACAATCATTCAGAAAGAGCGATCCAAGAATTGAAAAAGCAGAAAAGCTACTCGATAAATGTAACGAACAAATAAAAACGTAG
- the pckA gene encoding phosphoenolpyruvate carboxykinase (ATP) gives MNTYSQLKSRIGLDYLDLENNEKDHWNLTPPELYEEAIKNGEAILTKDYALRVRTGKYTGRSPSDRFIINQPSIQNDIDWGKINKPTDEGVFENLFQKVTAYLRDKQLYVKDCYAGADKKYQLNVRVISEAAYHGLFVHNMFIRPSEEQLKNHEPDFTVLAAPNFKANPEVDGTESETFILINFDRKIILIGGTLYSGELKKGIFSVMNYLLPKQGVMAMHCSANMDQEGDTAVFFGLSGTGKTTLSSDQDRILIGDDEHGWSENGVFNIEGGCYAKTINLSEENEPLIYATTKMPGTILENVVLDENRAPDFYDTSLTENTRCSYPIHYIPNASESGVGNHPTNVIFLTCDAFGVLPPISKLTPEQAMYHFISGYTAKVAGTERGIDEPQATFSACFGAPFMPLHPTVYAELLADKIRKYNSTVWLLNTGWTGGPHGIGHRMKLSHTRQMLSEALKGNLTDVTYDVDPIFELSIPQKIDGVPNNILNPRNTWDNKLAYDQKAEKLAAMFADNFCQFKENANKELVQAGPQV, from the coding sequence ATGAATACCTATTCACAGCTTAAGAGCCGTATTGGTCTGGATTATTTAGACCTGGAAAATAATGAGAAGGACCATTGGAATTTGACTCCACCAGAGCTTTACGAAGAAGCAATAAAAAACGGGGAAGCTATCTTAACAAAAGACTATGCCCTTAGGGTAAGAACCGGTAAATATACAGGGCGTTCTCCTTCCGACAGGTTTATCATCAATCAGCCTTCTATTCAAAACGATATTGATTGGGGTAAGATAAATAAACCCACAGATGAAGGTGTCTTCGAGAATCTTTTTCAAAAAGTAACCGCCTACCTTCGGGATAAACAATTGTATGTTAAAGACTGCTATGCAGGAGCAGATAAGAAGTATCAGCTAAATGTAAGAGTGATCAGCGAAGCGGCCTACCACGGTCTTTTTGTACATAATATGTTTATCCGTCCATCGGAGGAACAACTCAAAAACCACGAACCTGATTTTACGGTTTTGGCAGCCCCTAACTTTAAAGCCAATCCGGAAGTAGACGGGACAGAATCCGAAACATTTATTTTAATTAACTTCGACCGAAAAATTATCCTCATTGGAGGAACGCTCTATTCCGGAGAACTAAAAAAAGGAATATTCTCGGTCATGAATTACCTTCTTCCCAAGCAGGGAGTGATGGCCATGCACTGTTCTGCCAACATGGATCAAGAGGGAGATACAGCCGTGTTCTTTGGACTTTCAGGAACCGGGAAAACAACACTTTCCTCTGACCAGGATCGTATCCTCATTGGCGATGATGAACACGGATGGAGTGAAAATGGAGTCTTTAATATTGAAGGGGGCTGCTACGCCAAAACAATAAACTTGTCAGAAGAAAATGAACCTCTCATCTACGCTACCACCAAGATGCCGGGTACTATCCTGGAGAATGTAGTACTCGATGAAAACCGTGCTCCTGATTTTTATGACACTAGTCTCACGGAAAACACACGCTGCTCTTATCCCATTCATTACATTCCCAACGCCAGCGAGAGCGGAGTAGGAAACCATCCAACCAATGTCATTTTCTTAACCTGTGATGCATTTGGCGTGTTACCCCCTATCTCAAAATTAACCCCCGAACAAGCGATGTATCACTTCATAAGTGGCTATACAGCAAAAGTCGCAGGTACGGAACGAGGTATCGATGAACCACAGGCGACGTTTTCAGCTTGCTTTGGAGCCCCCTTTATGCCATTACATCCCACTGTATATGCGGAACTCCTAGCGGATAAAATACGGAAATACAATTCTACCGTTTGGCTTCTCAATACCGGGTGGACAGGAGGTCCCCATGGAATTGGCCACCGGATGAAACTTTCCCATACACGGCAAATGCTGAGTGAGGCACTAAAAGGAAATCTGACCGATGTTACCTACGATGTTGATCCCATATTCGAACTATCAATTCCACAAAAGATAGATGGCGTCCCAAACAATATTTTAAATCCACGAAATACCTGGGATAATAAGCTGGCATACGACCAGAAAGCAGAAAAGCTGGCCGCTATGTTTGCTGATAACTTTTGCCAATTTAAGGAAAATGCTAATAAAGAACTTGTTCAGGCAGGTCCACAAGTATAA
- the prfA gene encoding peptide chain release factor 1, translating to MDIEAKLEQVQERFEEVTAAMSDPAVYDDPDRYTELTKEHSDLKDLVELYDEWKDVRGQIQGNEELIEEGDDAEITEMAREENQELKPRLEELEEAIKYKLIPKDPDDSKNVIVELRAGTGGDEAAIFVGDLFDMYRRYSENMGWRLNLLSLSESEKGGYKELTFGLEGEEVYGKMKYESGVHRVQRVPQTETQGRVHTSAASVAVLPEAEEVDIEVNMTDIRVDTFRASGAGGQHVNKTDSAVRLTHEPSGVVVECQQERSQHQNKEKAMKMLRSKLYEKEEEKLRKEREEERKSQISTGDRSAKIRTYNYPQSRVTDHRINLTLYNLEDIMKGEVDEVIEALRVQDNLDKLNAIMEN from the coding sequence ATGGATATTGAAGCGAAATTAGAGCAGGTGCAGGAGCGTTTTGAAGAAGTAACGGCAGCAATGAGTGATCCTGCGGTATATGACGATCCCGATCGCTATACGGAATTGACCAAGGAACACAGTGATTTAAAAGATCTGGTTGAACTCTATGATGAGTGGAAGGATGTCCGTGGTCAAATTCAGGGGAATGAGGAACTAATTGAGGAAGGAGACGATGCCGAAATTACGGAAATGGCCCGTGAAGAAAATCAAGAGCTTAAACCACGACTCGAAGAATTAGAGGAAGCTATTAAATATAAGCTCATTCCCAAGGATCCGGATGATTCCAAGAATGTAATCGTAGAGCTTCGGGCCGGAACCGGAGGGGATGAAGCTGCTATATTTGTCGGGGATTTGTTTGATATGTACCGCCGATATTCAGAAAATATGGGATGGAGGCTTAATCTGCTTAGTCTCAGTGAATCAGAGAAGGGAGGATATAAAGAACTGACCTTTGGCCTTGAAGGTGAAGAAGTATATGGGAAAATGAAATACGAAAGTGGGGTCCATCGGGTACAGCGGGTGCCACAGACAGAAACTCAGGGACGGGTACATACCTCTGCAGCTTCTGTAGCCGTACTGCCCGAAGCAGAAGAGGTAGATATTGAAGTAAATATGACTGATATCCGGGTAGATACCTTTAGGGCAAGTGGTGCAGGAGGACAGCACGTTAATAAAACAGATTCAGCGGTACGTCTTACACACGAACCTTCGGGGGTAGTGGTTGAATGCCAACAAGAGCGTTCTCAGCATCAGAATAAGGAGAAGGCTATGAAAATGCTGCGCTCAAAGCTATATGAAAAGGAGGAAGAGAAACTTCGAAAGGAACGGGAAGAAGAACGCAAGAGTCAAATTTCTACCGGCGATCGCAGTGCAAAAATTCGCACCTATAATTATCCACAAAGCCGTGTTACGGATCACCGTATTAACTTAACGCTTTACAATCTTGAAGATATCATGAAAGGGGAGGTGGATGAGGTTATTGAAGCACTTCGGGTACAGGATAACCTGGATAAGTTGAATGCAATAATGGAAAATTAG
- the purK gene encoding 5-(carboxyamino)imidazole ribonucleotide synthase, giving the protein MDKNPLSANFRLGFLGAGQLARMSALQAFRFGIQIGVFSDRNEKEPVEFMTPYSQTGSFDSADDLTLFADTCDVLTLENEFIDSEVLAQAQENSGTPIFPSPQSFGLIENKLIEKQTFENAGLSVTPYQLIERDKDLNSFGEKHGWPYLLKSSKGGYDGFGNETVHDLDEARDAFKKLGGKDGHDIIAEAFVDFTHELAVQVARNETGHVVYPCCETVQEDHICVAVKSPAPVVKSIQKKAQEMAVQATKAIDGKGIFAYEFFLTTDGELLLNESAPRPHNSGHYTIEGCVTSQFENHVRAVMGLPLGSTKLRSPAVAMVNLLGNKRRDAQVDHSFDALQEADGHLHFYGKLDSKPGRKMAHYTLLGNDIKKTYATARKLTKDITI; this is encoded by the coding sequence ATGGACAAGAACCCACTTTCCGCAAATTTTCGACTGGGATTTTTAGGAGCCGGCCAGCTGGCTCGCATGTCTGCCCTGCAGGCTTTTCGTTTTGGCATACAAATAGGAGTTTTTTCGGACAGAAACGAAAAGGAACCCGTAGAATTTATGACACCCTATTCTCAGACTGGCTCGTTTGATTCGGCTGATGATCTGACCCTTTTTGCAGATACCTGTGATGTGTTGACCCTGGAAAATGAGTTCATTGATTCAGAAGTACTTGCACAAGCACAGGAGAACAGCGGAACTCCCATATTCCCCTCCCCTCAGAGCTTTGGGCTTATTGAAAATAAACTGATTGAAAAGCAAACCTTTGAAAATGCCGGACTCTCTGTTACTCCTTATCAATTAATTGAACGTGATAAAGATCTTAACTCCTTTGGAGAAAAACATGGATGGCCTTATCTCTTGAAATCCTCCAAAGGCGGATATGATGGCTTTGGAAATGAAACTGTTCATGATCTGGACGAAGCCAGAGATGCCTTTAAAAAGTTGGGGGGAAAGGATGGACACGATATCATTGCAGAAGCTTTTGTTGATTTCACCCACGAATTGGCAGTACAGGTAGCCCGTAATGAAACCGGACATGTGGTCTATCCCTGCTGCGAAACGGTACAGGAAGATCATATCTGCGTAGCGGTAAAATCTCCAGCTCCAGTGGTTAAATCTATCCAAAAGAAGGCTCAAGAGATGGCAGTACAGGCGACCAAAGCCATTGACGGGAAAGGTATTTTTGCCTACGAATTTTTTCTGACCACAGACGGAGAGCTACTGCTCAATGAATCGGCTCCGCGCCCTCATAATTCCGGACATTATACGATTGAAGGATGCGTAACTTCCCAGTTTGAAAACCATGTACGCGCAGTAATGGGCCTTCCCCTTGGTTCAACAAAGCTTCGAAGTCCCGCTGTAGCAATGGTGAATTTATTAGGTAACAAACGAAGAGATGCCCAAGTTGATCATTCCTTTGATGCTTTGCAGGAAGCCGATGGACATCTGCATTTTTATGGAAAGCTGGATAGCAAACCAGGAAGAAAGATGGCCCATTATACGCTGTTGGGTAATGATATAAAGAAAACCTATGCAACCGCTCGTAAACTGACAAAGGATATAACTATTTAG
- the purE gene encoding 5-(carboxyamino)imidazole ribonucleotide mutase, with product MSDNEPKVGVIMGSDSDWPTMQKACEILDEFEVSYEKKVVSAHRTPDLMAKYGKEARDRGIQVIIAGAGGAAHLPGMTAAHTTLPVIGVPIKTSTLSGLDSLYSIVQMPPGVPVATVAIGKAGNAALLAIRMLGMSNPTLAEKLNNYHQEMAQASLDKTKNLT from the coding sequence ATGAGTGATAACGAACCTAAAGTCGGAGTAATTATGGGCAGCGACAGTGACTGGCCCACCATGCAAAAAGCCTGTGAGATATTGGATGAATTTGAGGTGTCTTATGAAAAGAAGGTCGTTTCCGCCCACCGTACACCAGACCTAATGGCCAAATACGGCAAGGAAGCGCGGGATCGGGGTATACAAGTGATTATTGCGGGAGCCGGTGGTGCAGCCCACCTTCCGGGTATGACTGCAGCCCACACTACCCTTCCGGTTATCGGCGTTCCCATAAAAACAAGCACCCTCAGCGGACTGGACAGTCTTTACTCTATCGTTCAGATGCCACCAGGCGTTCCTGTTGCTACGGTAGCTATCGGTAAAGCTGGCAATGCTGCGCTTCTGGCTATTCGGATGTTAGGCATGAGCAATCCCACACTTGCGGAGAAACTGAATAATTACCACCAGGAAATGGCCCAAGCCTCTCTAGACAAAACAAAAAATCTGACTTAG
- a CDS encoding TfoX/Sxy family protein, whose protein sequence is MSDYNKKLEDLLDHQLISNDQLQKKKELGGIGYLINGNMCLGIYDNFLVARIGKYLAQSLIDRPGIKPYTSDNDGFDDFILVAEQIYEHPKALRKFIDQSIKYTSGLSEKKNQNKV, encoded by the coding sequence GTGAGCGACTATAATAAAAAATTAGAAGATCTACTTGATCATCAGCTCATCAGTAATGATCAACTGCAAAAGAAGAAAGAGCTGGGGGGAATCGGCTATCTTATCAACGGTAACATGTGTCTCGGTATATATGATAATTTTCTTGTCGCACGTATTGGTAAATACTTAGCACAGTCATTAATCGATCGCCCGGGTATTAAACCTTATACTTCAGATAATGATGGATTTGATGATTTTATCCTGGTGGCAGAACAAATCTATGAGCATCCCAAGGCACTCCGAAAGTTTATTGATCAATCTATAAAATATACGTCAGGCTTGTCAGAAAAGAAGAATCAAAACAAGGTATAA
- a CDS encoding methyltransferase domain-containing protein, whose translation MSESEMRAVKKEITSGFSESAVHYEKYADLQKQMADRLIASLEPWTAIIPEGPIIELGCGTGFVTEGLLELYPDRKIECVDIAPGMIDYCQQKFADNDNVTFQVKDAEELIPDQPEYALTISGFTPHWFQNPAITLKKWLEATKPGGLLLTSFPGSESFPQWREYCQQLGIPYTGNILPDVEEMVIKMSLGPAQVDYYEDTIYQSFESARNFFEYLKKIGAGTQTEGRGLTKREMNLLINEWDASSTGDTVKVSWHGVFLAVKRDYD comes from the coding sequence ATGTCTGAGTCAGAAATGAGAGCTGTTAAAAAGGAAATTACATCTGGGTTCAGCGAGTCTGCTGTGCATTACGAAAAATATGCTGATCTTCAGAAGCAGATGGCGGACCGGCTAATTGCCTCTCTTGAACCATGGACAGCAATCATTCCCGAAGGGCCAATTATTGAACTTGGGTGTGGAACTGGTTTTGTAACCGAAGGACTTTTAGAGCTTTATCCTGATCGGAAAATTGAGTGTGTCGATATTGCCCCCGGAATGATTGATTATTGTCAACAAAAATTTGCAGATAATGATAATGTAACATTTCAGGTCAAGGATGCCGAAGAATTAATCCCTGATCAACCGGAATATGCGTTAACCATTAGTGGATTTACTCCTCACTGGTTTCAAAATCCTGCAATAACTTTGAAAAAATGGTTGGAAGCCACCAAACCTGGTGGACTTTTATTGACTTCTTTTCCCGGGAGTGAGAGTTTTCCCCAATGGCGGGAATATTGCCAGCAATTGGGAATTCCGTACACGGGAAATATTCTTCCGGATGTGGAAGAGATGGTTATTAAAATGTCGCTGGGCCCGGCCCAGGTAGATTATTATGAGGATACGATATATCAGTCTTTTGAGAGTGCGCGTAATTTCTTCGAATACCTTAAAAAAATAGGAGCGGGTACCCAAACAGAAGGCCGGGGACTGACAAAACGGGAAATGAATCTGCTTATCAATGAATGGGATGCCTCTTCAACGGGGGATACTGTCAAAGTGAGCTGGCACGGGGTTTTTCTGGCGGTAAAGAGGGATTATGATTAA